ACGGGCAATCCTCTACTTTTCATCCATCCTTTATCAGATTTTTTGAACCAATCATCCATCCTTCCAACTCCATTCATGTTAATTTCCTCTCATGACTCCAACTGAACGTAAGGTAAGACTTAAAGATTTTGTGACGGTATTTTGCTGTCACAAAATGTGCAAAGTTTTTCTGACAGAAAATCTTGACCTAAAAGATGTATGCTTTCGAAAAATCATTCAACACAGTGAGTCAAATGGTTGAACTGCTCGACCTGGATGGGTTGAGCTGGTTTTAACCTTTCATTTTAGTTTATTAAAAAAtctgagaaataaaaaaaaagggttggGGGAGTTAACCCTCTTTTAAGCCCTGATTTGagaagggaagaggaggaaggaacTTTGCGCCAATCCAAAAACATGGACCTATTGTCGGACACGTCGGTGGACATGTGGTGGAAGTCTATCATCACTGGATTTATTGAGTAGCAACCCACCATCACTGAATGCATGGAAAAGATGTGCATCTTCTCTGGACCCACTGGTGAAGTATTGTGTCACCAAATCAGTCCATTGTCACCGATTCCAAGGTACAGAACACCAAATGCAAGACTAGTTTGCTATATATTGTTCAATCTTTTATTTTTGGTGGCCTATGGAGAAAATTCAGTTTCATGCCCAGAGTTCCAATCCTCCGCAGTGCAACTTTTGCACCGTAGAGTTATATGTCATTGCAGATGGCTGCTGTGTCATTTATCTTGAAGATGAACAGCTTTTATTCTTTTCTAAAATATGACGAAGCACCATCTACTTTTCAAATAGATGATGTAGCAGCTATCTATAATATTACAATTTTGTGGCACGTCAATGATACAGAAGTCGCACTGCATAGGATCCCGAATCCATGCTCTTAAGGACTCATTTGGTTTACGGAAAAATGAGGAGAAAAAATGTGGCCagtaaaaaaacaaagaaataccTCTTATATGGTTGGAattttcaaataagaaagatggaaaaataacattttcatgaaaataagtttttcatatttcatggaaaaaaaaaCCATAAGAGAcatgaaaaagctattttttacTAGTTGTaaattgaagttttttttttcaaaaatattcttaagccaTTAAAACTCAacgataaaatttttttctttatcaagaatataataggtatttcatataattttattaaaaaaaatagatgctcaACTAAAAATAAGACTGAATATGTTACTtttctataattaattaaatatgctaaaattatttttttatatattatattctcaaaaaatatttttttaaaaaaatatttcagtggaggggaaaaaaaaaacgtgTTGCAGCACGCAAACGTTCTACAATAACGTACAGGTTCTTCCACCAATCATAGATACATGAACGTACGAGGAAGGCCCCCCATGATGCAAACGCGTCATTTCGGTGGTTGCTTCGCCGCAATGATCGCTTCCCCCATGTGAAGTAGCCGGTGGATTCAAAGCATCAATTTGCTTTGGAGCAATGCTTTCAGTATTACTTTATGCTTTGGCcctgacaaaaagaaaaagaaaaaggataaatGGCCACAATCCCTCATGTTATGGACCTATGGTACCATTAAGCAAGATGATTACAAGCATGGATACTATCCTGAATCAAGAGGACCACTTTCACAAATGTGAGCCACCTATTTTCAtcaccaaaataataataataataaatgcttCAAACTTTGTCCACTTGTACCTCCATCTTATTGGAAATGCTTAAGATCATGTCTATGATTTGGATTAGATCTTGGGTCTAACATTGATTTGGCTGTTTAGTTATCAGGTTTTACTAGAAAGGATCATAATGAATGAAtttacaaaaaggaaaaaaaatatttaattgaaTTCTAGCAATAcctttttagaagaaaaatttcctcaagaatatatttttattttcagaaactcTCTGAAAGATAATTTTATAACCAATAGTTTGTTTTTGATAGGGTATGATCAGTTAGTtatgaaagcaaaaaaaaaaaaatcagacaaCCATACACCCTCATTGATTAGTGTCTAGTATATATATTTGTACAAAACTGACACATCTAAGCTCCAATATATAAATCAGTGGGGCATGAGCATGCAAGCCTCGTCGACGTATTCTACATATCATGTGGGATGAAGCCGTCTTTACATTATTTAACATAAAATAACATTACTTGACGTAGTAGAATAGGAAGCCATGTTATAGTAAGCCTTTAGTCTTTATTTAGATGCATTTCTCACCATTAATCTAGCTGCCTTCATCATAGATCTATGAGCTGACTCATGACATCTCTATATAAGCTGAAGTCCCCAGAGACAAAGAGGCCATGCCATTACcttcaaagaaaaaggagaggtgAAGATGGAGATGGAGCCCAAAATAGCCAAGATAGATAAGTGGACCTGCCTCAAGACCATCGAAAAGCTTCATGGTGGGAGAATCATCtcccaggaggaggaggagggagtagCAGTGCGTGTGAAGATTGTAGTTAGCAAGCAAGAGCTGAGAAAAATGGTTGCATCAATGAGCCAAAAAAATAGCAGTGCAGCCGATCATCGCATGGCGGCGCCGCCGAGCTTGGAGCAGCTGCTGCATGTCCTTAGAAAGCGGCGCATGAAGGCGGCCGAGACCACGAAGGGCTGCCGGCCGGGCGACTGGAGGCCTGCACTCCACAGCATCCCTGAGGAGATTTGATAGATCACCCCAGTCCTCCTTTAATTTGCAAAGTTGGCTCTAACATGGAGTATTTTTGATCCATATCCATGTAGCTTAAATCCCAAGTTCTAGGTTAGGTTCTCATGCATGTGACCTGGTGGAGAGAGGGACCTAATGGTTGCCATTCATAACTATATCCTCTCTCTGTAAAAAGAATTATTAATGTGGTTTTCTTCACCAAGCTACTCTTTATGCACTTCTCATagagaaattgaattattataTGGAAATTCTTGCTTAATTGTTACCATGAAATACTTATAATGCTATGATTGCTGTTCCACCTCTATTCAGTGCCAAAATTTTGCCTGCCACAAGATTTCTAGATTATTgcaaagtaaaataaaaaatggtgGAGTAGAGACTAATTAATTCttcttcaaaatatttttgagGAATAGAAGAGAAGACAAgtctaaaattatttaaatactATGGAGGGATCGAAGGGAAGAGATTACCTCAACACCGAAGTTTAAGGACTGAGATTCTCAATCAACCTTGTAGTCAAATGTCTCCCACCTGATTTGATACcttctaaacaaaaaaaaaaaggttctagTCATAACTTATTGTGATATTTTCATTATGTAAGCTGCAGGGCAGTTAGTATATGGGACCTGGGATAAAGTTTTTTATAAAAgtgatgaaaataaaattatggtttaaatttattattattacttaaCTCAAAGAAATCTAGTCAAAATTGGATTTGTGGGGTCAAACTTAGGCCATTATTACCCTAAATCCATCCAGTGACTTTACCAACTTGGCTATCTAAACTCATGTATTTTGATTAAACTCATGGATGAACAACAAATCTTGTTGCTATCTAATTTCATGTCCAAGATAATcataacttcttttttttttttggagaatatCATTTCCATGCTAAAAAGCTTCCAAACAAGTTGAATCAGCGCTACCAATGCTTCTTCGTCCatgtccctccccctctctttccACGACGCCCGGGCCCAACTCCTCTCCGCCCTCGACTCCCGGCCCGGCCCGCGGCGCCTCAAGCAAATCCTCGCCCGCGCCGTCGCCACCGGCCTCCTCCGCGACCCCTTCGTCTCCGCCCgcgccgtcgccgccgccgccccctccgaCACCCCCCTCGCCCATCTCGCCTTCCGTGCCGCCTCCCCCCGCCCCTCCGCCTTCGCCTTCGCCGCCCTCATCCGAGCCCACTCCGCCGGCCCCTCTCCCGCCCTCGCCCTCCGCCTCTTCTCCGACATGCTCCGCGCCGGCCTCTATCCCGACAGTTTCTccttccccttcctcctccgcgCCTCCGCCCGCCTCCACGTCGACCCTTCCCCCGCCCACGCGATCGTCCTCCGCCACGGCCTCGCTCCCCACCCCCACGTCTCCACCTCCCTCCTCCACTCCTACTCCACCCTCGGCCTCCTCGACGCCGCCCGGAGGGTGTTCGACGAAACGCCCCAGAGAACCACGGTCACCTGGAACGCCATCATCTCGTGCCACGCGAAGGCCGCGTCGCACGAGCGTGGCCTGTCGTTGTTCGTCGACATGCTGACCCATGGTGAGGCCCAGCCCAATTCGGACACTTTTGCGGGGGCCATCGCTTGCTGCGCGGGCGTGGGCGCGCTCGCCCACGGGCGGGCCGCACACGCGCTCGCCACGCGCCGGCTCAGGGGCCGGCCCGCCGAGGTGGGGACTGGCCTGGTCCACATGTACGCCAAGTGTGGGAGCCTGGAGGCCGCATGGAAGTTGTTTGATGCCATGCATGACGTGAGGGATGCGTCCACGTGGACGGCCATGATTGGCGGGCTGGCCATGCACGGCCGCGGGGAGGAAGCGGTGGCGTTGTTTGAGAGGATGGTGGGGGAGGAGGGGGTGGCACCGGATGGCCTTGCATTCACTAACGTGCTGCATGCATGCAGCCACTCTGGGCTGGTGGAAGTGGGGATTAGGTTGTTCAAGGAGATGAAGGAATTATATGGGATCAAGCCGAGGATGGAACACTATGGGACCATGGTGGACTTGTTTGGGCGTGCTGGGCGGTTGGAGGCGGCGCTGCGGGTGTTGGAGTCGATGCCCTTCAAGCCGAATCAGGTGGTTTGGGGCTCGTTGTTACATGCTTGTGCAATTAATGGGGAGTTAGGGTTCGGGGAGCGATTGGAGAAGCGATTGTTGGGGTTAGGTTTAGAGTTAGGGATggtagagggagaggagggtggaTTCTTTGTAGGTGTGTCTAATCTATATGCTAGGGGAGGGAAGTGGGATGAGGTTGGAAGGGTTAGGGACAGAATGGTGGAGAGAGGGGTGAGGAAGGAGAGTGCCATTAGCTTGGTTGTGGTGAATGGAGAAGTGCATAAGTTTTTGGTGGGAGATACAAAGCACCCATTGGGAATGGAGATACATAGGATGCTGTATGAAATTACCAGAGAAATAATGTCTGAATGGTAACAAAAGAAGATGAGCATACAAAATATCATGCAGCTCAAACGGGCTGGTAGCTCTCCTTTGCTAAAAGAAAGGGGATGGACTCTAATCATGTTGAGGTTCTCCAAGAGTTTGGGAATATTAGAGGTGTTTGTGAAGTAATGAAGTGTAGCATAGGAGACTATATTTGATTATTGCTTTAGGAATTTATGCCTATTTTGTCCCATGGGGCCTCTACATCCAAGCTTCAAGGCTTCATTTTACTCTAATAAACAAAAGTTTGGTGCCCATACTTTGACTAGTGCTTGATATTTCATATTTTCACTTATGTTGCGAAAGGGCAATAAGTGTGAGTGGTGTGAGTGTTTAGCTTTTCCTTGAAATCAATGGATTGATAGCAAAGTCTAGTTTTCATTGTTGCCACGAAGATTAACTTGATGACTTTTCCAGAACTAGATTAACTTGATGGTTACAAGAGTACTAAAATTTAAATGGAATAAAAAGTCACTTTCATCACAAATCCATATTAT
Above is a genomic segment from Phoenix dactylifera cultivar Barhee BC4 unplaced genomic scaffold, palm_55x_up_171113_PBpolish2nd_filt_p 001656F, whole genome shotgun sequence containing:
- the LOC103703850 gene encoding putative pentatricopeptide repeat-containing protein At5g40405 — translated: MSLPLSFHDARAQLLSALDSRPGPRRLKQILARAVATGLLRDPFVSARAVAAAAPSDTPLAHLAFRAASPRPSAFAFAALIRAHSAGPSPALALRLFSDMLRAGLYPDSFSFPFLLRASARLHVDPSPAHAIVLRHGLAPHPHVSTSLLHSYSTLGLLDAARRVFDETPQRTTVTWNAIISCHAKAASHERGLSLFVDMLTHGEAQPNSDTFAGAIACCAGVGALAHGRAAHALATRRLRGRPAEVGTGLVHMYAKCGSLEAAWKLFDAMHDVRDASTWTAMIGGLAMHGRGEEAVALFERMVGEEGVAPDGLAFTNVLHACSHSGLVEVGIRLFKEMKELYGIKPRMEHYGTMVDLFGRAGRLEAALRVLESMPFKPNQVVWGSLLHACAINGELGFGERLEKRLLGLGLELGMVEGEEGGFFVGVSNLYARGGKWDEVGRVRDRMVERGVRKESAISLVVVNGEVHKFLVGDTKHPLGMEIHRMLYEITREIMSEW